The Macaca nemestrina isolate mMacNem1 chromosome 17, mMacNem.hap1, whole genome shotgun sequence genome contains the following window.
TCTGCTCTTCCGTAAGCTCTTCACCCTGGCTGAAGGTTTTCTCACATTCAAGTTTCTCTCCAGCATGCAATCTCTGATGTTTGAGGAAAGCCGAGCACCAAATGAAGagtttcccacattccttacattcatagggctTCTCACCACTGTGAATTCTCCGATGTTGAATAAGGAGGGAACGCCGTCTGAAGGCATTCCCACATTCATTGCACCgatagggcttctctccagtatggatTTTCTGGTGTGTAACAAGGTGTGACCGCTggctgaaggctttcccacattcactaCATTCAtggggtttctctccagtatgaatacGATGGTGTCTAGTAAGATCTGAGATGCCCCTAAAAGATTTCCCACATTTGCTACATACACAAGGTTTTTCTCCACTGTGAATTCTATGATGTCTCAGAAGGTCTGAGCTCTGATTGAAAGttttcccacattctttacatttatacggtttctctcctgtatgagtTACCTGATGTGTGATGAGGTCTGAGCTGCCCTGGAAATTCCTACCACACTGCTTACACCAATAAGCTTTTTCTTCCTGGTGAAGTCTCTGCTCTTCCCTAAGCTCCTCATCCTTGCTGAAGGTTTTCTCACATTCTTCAAGTTTCTCTCCAGCATGCAGTCTCTGATGTTTGAGGAAAGCTGTGCGCCCACTGACGGTCTTCCCACGTTTgtgacattcatagggtttctctccactGTGGAGTCTCTGGTGTTCAGTAAGGTGAGAATGCTGCCTGAAGGCTTTTTCACATTCATTACACTTGaggggtttctctccagtgtgaattctctgatgtgtGACAAGGTGTGAACTTTGActgaaggccttcccacattTATTGCATAAATATGGCTTCCCCACACTGTGGATTCTCTGGTGTAGGACAAGGTTTGAGCTTCCCTTAAAAGCCTTCCCACACTCTTTGCACTCATAGGGATTCCCGCCACTGTGAATTTGCTTATGTCTCACCAGATTAGAGCTCTGATTGAAGTCTTTTCCACATTCATGACATATATAAGGTTTCTTTCCTGTATTAATTCTCTGATGTATAAGATTTGAACTTTGATTAGAGtctttcccacattcattacacaCGTATGGTTTATTTCCAGGATGAATTCTCTGATGTATTATCAGGTTTGAACACCTGTTGAAGGTttttccacattccttacattcataggtCTTATTTATATTATGAATTTTCTGATGTTCAGTTAATCCTGACTTATGTTTGAAGTTTTGGCCACTAACCTCATATCTATGGGAGCTTTCTCCTGCAGAAagtattttttctccttcattacATCCATGGCCAATCTCTCCCACAATGGCTTTCTTGGGGATAATACGCATTTCCCTGATACCTCTCTCTTGGGAAGGGAGATGTCTCACTGCATCCTTTAAAGGGCTTACCCAGTGCTTCAATAATCTGTCCTCAGAATTACTGGTTTCAACTAACTCACATTCCTGGGTGATCTGTCTTTGGAGTTTTTCGGATGCAGCCCTCGCTGACttcttttcttcagaaatttCCATCTTTGATTTTCGTTCCTTCATCTTATTCCTGTTTTCAGAATCTGAAATGATAAGTAGATCATTCTATGATTCCTAAAATACAAATATCACCTCTTCACTATGCTGGGCAGTCTAAGAGGGAGGAACAAAGAACTCAGAAGACCTTTCCCTGCCAAAGCTGAGATGTGGACTTCACTAGAGACACTGTGGCTATCACAGGAACCTGTGCTACCACATACCCTGTTGGTAAAGAAACCTGCCAGGGTGCAGGCTGGAGCTGGGCTGTGGGAGTGGCCTAAAGGGTGGTGAATTAATTCACTGGGGGAGGAGGGCAATCTGGAGTTGGTCCACAGGAAGTGGCCTGTTGGATGGGGGAGGAACTTGCTAGATGGTGTGGCTGGGCCTGAACTGGTTCACAGGAAGCAGCCCACTAGGGTAAGTGCCACCAGGCCTTCCACAAGTTGATCTGCTAGCAGCCACATcagtaaataattaaaatcaacaaataaaaatagaacagcaCACTGGTACCAGGAAAATAAGTTAGTTTCTCTTCCTATGGCCATGCATTGTCCCTCCAGCATCCGCTGTTGACAAAGTCTAAATCTTGTACCAACTggcaaaggaaaaatgtttaCAGAATCCAGCTTTGTAACACAAGCAAACAAAGATGGTGGATTTGGAGTTGAGAGGCAATAAATTAATAACTAGCATACTGCTCGTTCCTCCCAATATACCATGATAGTTATGCGAATCTGTACTATGcctcagaataaaaataattggctGTCATTTCAATAGAAACCAATTCTCTTTTTCTCAGAcctcacatttttctttctgatattcTGATGAAATTGCCTCTTTTTGTAtggcaattttatttcttctgaaattacAAGATAGATGAGCTTATTGCTCTTGAGTGTCCATGTTATCAAATCCCTGACGTTCCCCAGTggattagttcattttcatgtggctgataaaggcatacctgagactggagagaaaaagaggtttaattggacttatagttccacatggctgggaaggcctcaggatcatggtgggaggtgaaaggcacatcttacatggcggtggcaagagaaaatgaggaagatgcaaaagcagaaacccacgatgaaaccatcagatctcatgagacttattcactaccatgagaataggggggaaactgcccccatgattcaaattatctctccCCATGTCCCTCCCACAAA
Protein-coding sequences here:
- the LOC105472568 gene encoding LOW QUALITY PROTEIN: zinc finger protein 594 (The sequence of the model RefSeq protein was modified relative to this genomic sequence to represent the inferred CDS: deleted 2 bases in 1 codon): MKERKSKMEISEEKKSARAASEKLQRQITQECELVETSNSEDRLLKHWVSPLKDAVRHLPSQERGIREMRIIPKKAIVGEIGHGCNEGEKILSAGESSHRYEVSGQNFKHKSGLTEHQKIHNINKTYECKECGKTFNRCSNLIIHQRIHPGNKPYVCNECGKDSNQSSNLIHQRINTGKKPYICHECGKDFNQSSNLVRHKQIHSGGNPYECKECGKAFKGSSNLVLHQRIHSVGKPYLCNKCGKAFSQSSHLVTHQRIHTGEKPLKCNECEKAFRQHSHLTEHQRLHSGEKPYECHKRGKTVSGRTAFLKHQRLHAGEKLEECEKTFSKDEELREEQRLHQEEKAYWCKQCGRNFQGSSDLITHQVTHTGEKPYKCKECGKTFNQSSDLLRHHRIHSGEKPCVCSKCGKSFRGISDLTRHHRIHTGEKPHECSECGKAFSQRSHLVTHQKIHTGEKPYRCNECGNAFRRRSLLIQHRRIHSGEKPYECKECGKLFIWCSAFLKHQRLHAGEKLECEKTFSQGEELTEEQRTHQEEKAYLCNQCGRNFQGSSDLIRHQVTHTGEKPYECKECGKTFNQSSDLLRHHRIHSGEKPYVCTKCGKSFRGSSDLIKHHRIHTREKPYECSECGKSFSQRSHLATHQKIHTGEKPYQCNECGSAFRRHSLLIQHRRIHSGEKPYECKECGKLFMWRTGFLKHQRLHAREKLEECEKTFSKDEELREEQRLHQERKVYLCNQCGRTFQGSSDLIRHQVTHTREKPYECKECGKTQSELTPCETSQNSQWRKTLCMHQMWEIFQG